Proteins from a genomic interval of Rattus norvegicus strain BN/NHsdMcwi chromosome 2, GRCr8, whole genome shotgun sequence:
- the Prpf38b gene encoding pre-mRNA-splicing factor 38B isoform X3, producing the protein MANNSPALTGNSQPQHQAAAAVVQQQQQCGGGGATKPAVSGKQGNVLPLWGNEKTMNLNPMILTNILSSPYFKVQLYELKTYHEVVDEIYFKVTHVEPWEKGSRKTAGQTGMCGGVSRSSRRWNRRHCFYGILPPVQIIYPEVNSKASDGSHNTYRLSIYQSPWIYVYKVYTTPYRPVGLVRVLP; encoded by the exons ATGGCTAACAACAGCCCCGCGCTGACCGGCAACTCGCAACCGCAGCACCAGGCGGCTGCGGCCGTggtccagcagcagcagcagtgtggCGGCGGCGGCGCCACCAAGCCGGCGGTGTCGGGCAAGCAGGGCAATGTGCTGCCGCTGTGGGGCAATGAGAAGACCATGAACCTCAACCCCATGATCCTCACCAACATCCTGTCGTCGCCTTACTTCAAAGTGCAGCTCTACGAGCTCAAGACCTACCACGAGGTGGTGGACGAGATCTACTTTAAG GTCACGCATGTTGAGCCATGGGAGAAGGGGAGCAGGAAAACTGCTGGCCAGACGGGGATGTGCGGAGGGGTAAGTAGAA GTTCGAGGCGTTGGAACAGGAGGCATTGTTTCTACGGCATTTTGCCTCCTGTACAAATTATTTACCCTGAAGTTAACTCGAAAGCAAGTGATGGGTCTCATAACACATACAGACTCTCCATATATCAGAGCCCTTGGATTTATGTATATAAG GTATACACAACCCCCTACAGACCTGTGGGACTGGTTCGAGTCCTTCCTTGA